A window from Fragaria vesca subsp. vesca linkage group LG5, FraVesHawaii_1.0, whole genome shotgun sequence encodes these proteins:
- the LOC101296102 gene encoding uncharacterized protein LOC101296102 has protein sequence MSSSSSTSSSSSSPHRSRGGSNNSTNSNNEDRPRFFDPKAKSKCWANAAIVPGRHPERWRKDAAGNIVCKRFCNCQGCLCFEYDHILPFSKGGESVAENCQILQTRVNRFKSNKEQVDEKELKGYSCDVKFTDKELDIIEMAVYGDVIRPGNQCRCRTVAEMLGQVKSKDKTAACKLPHSSEAL, from the exons ATGAGTAGTAGTTCCTCAACATCATCATCTTCTTCATCGCCTCATCGTTCTCGTGGTGGCAGTAACAATAGTACTAACAGTAACAACGAAGATAGGCCGCGATTCTTCGACCCAAAAGCGAAGAGCAAGTGCTGGGCAAACGCCGCAATAGTGCCAGGTCGACACCCTGAGCGGTGGCGCAAAGACGCCGCCGGCAACATTGTCTGTAAGCGCTTCTGCAACTGCCAGGGCTGCCTCTGCTTCGAGTACGATCACATACTACCCTTCTCCAAAG GTGGTGAATCCGTAGCGGAGAATTGTCAGATTCTTCAAACAAGAGTGAACAGATTCAAATCAAACAAAGAGCAGGTCGACGAGAAAGAATTGAAAGGCTATTCTTGTGATGTCAAGTTTACAG ATAAGGAGCTTGACATAATTGAAATGGCTGTCTATGGGGATGTGATCCGGCCAGGAAATCAGTGCCGATGCAGAACTGTAGCTGAGATGCTTGGCCAGGTCAAGTCAAAAGACAAAACTGCTGCTTGCAAGTTGCCGCATAGCAGTGAGGCTCTATAA
- the LOC101305080 gene encoding uncharacterized protein At5g01610-like produces the protein MENTLTKVIGSSWIAKKAKEEINNITDDLSSISNAVEGKAKWVFNKFKGKPQRTLPELLRLYNLPPGLFPRNIKCYEFDESKGKLIVYMNSACEVSFKDSSVVRYGARVKASLTRGKLDAIEGMKTKVVLVYVKVTSLAVEGYKSDKVWFTAGLKRSRPKDAYEMPRDASGVEEF, from the exons ATGGAGAACACTCTGACAAAAGTTATTGGGAGCTCTTGGATTGCTAAGAAAGCAAAGGAAGAGATCAACAACATCACAGATGATTTATCT TCAATCTCAAACGCTGTGGAGGGAAAGGCGAAATGGGTGTTCAACAAGTTTAAAG GCAAGCCACAAAGAACGTTGCCAGAGCTGCTCCGATTGTACAACCTTCCTCCGGGCCTATTTCCCCGGAACATAAAATGCTATGAGTTCGACGAATCAAAGGGGAAGCTCATTGTGTACATGAACTCTGCCTGCGAGGTGAGCTTCAAGGACTCGTCTGTTGTAAGGTACGGGGCTAGGGTCAAGGCATCATTGACAAGGGGAAAGCTGGATGCAATAGAAGGAATGAAGACAAAGGTTGTTCTGGTTTATGTCAAAGTCACTAGTTTAGCTGTAGAAGGCTACAAGTCTGATAAAGTTTGGTTCACTGCTGGCTTGAAGAGATCAAGACCAAAAGATGCATATGAAATGCCTCGTGATGCCTCCGGTGTTGAAGAATTTTAA